TTGGGCTATTTTAGAagttgttttctgttctgttttggccATAATTGCATACTTTTGCACCcatgataatatatgtatatgtttctaaaagagAAGTGCAGCctttttacttagattttattaaacacccataacccaattctctccttctaatgctctttggtgtgtcttttgcagtgtgacatctggtcgctgggGATAACCGCCATCGAAATGGCTGAGGGAGAACCACGTAAGTGAATCACAACAATTgtggctactttattttatacattgagcagcagaggttctatatcagaatgggaggaatttgggatgatttgctatttccagcaaaaaataactttttctatagattaaataaataacttctagACATGTTTGATGGACCTGATGTATATGTTTTTCACTTTCAGCATACACAGGGAAATATCCAGTTGAGGACCTGATAATTGAAGCCCAACCACCGAAGCTTCAATCAAACACCTGGTGAGTCTGTCCCAGCTCGTGTCAGATAGACAGATATACTGCAAAATACATGTATATTCTGGGGTATAGCTAATGGTTACTGGGTAaatagaaggagagagagagggagggatggatggatagatagatagatagatgatagacagacagacagacagacagacagctagaTGAGAGAGTGATAGAAAAatatacgatagatagatagatagatgctaaatagacgatagatagagggatagatatttaaatagatagagggatagatagatgataaatagatgatatatgatagatagacagatatactgcaaaatatatgtatattctggggtatagctaatggttactgggtaaaagcttctggaatctggaaatctggggatttttttttgctagctaaAGCTAAAATCTCTGGTTTTTCCAGGTCACAGCATTTTGTGTCCTTCTTGGAGTCCTGTCTGAAAAAGGATCCTTCGGAGAGAGGGAGTGCTCaagaactcctgcagcacccattcGTCACCCAACTACCACCTAAGAAGATCGTCAGGGCTGAGATAGAAGAACATCTCCGGACTCTGCAGAACTTGCCGGCCAAGAAAGgtgagggaatccattatatttgatacgactgcaccatcttacagtgtaactcaacagctgcaagagttggttttattataatggcaatgggaataataaacatgttttaaggggtacttaatattaaattttagtataatggTGACATTGGCcttgtaagacaatttgcatttggtcttcagtctttatttttttgtttatgaatcaTATGCAAGCTCTAATTAGTATTCATGaatcacaaatatgatttttccctatacaggactgaagggagttgctctctcaaagctgcggCGTGCTTGTGACTTCTGCACACAGACATCggcagaacaagaagcagctctgcaaatggcCCTGGAAGGCTTCTCCTGTTATTGATATTGGGGCCAATAACAACAGCCCAGAATGAGTTTCCTAAATCACAGCcaaggaaaaagaaacatccacAGGGTAAGGTCCAATCTCCATTCAGTACAATGGTTCTCAGCTGGTAGACAAATAACAATTTGATCCCCTGCTACCTGGTGGGTGTCTACATTGGTAGGACCCGAatcctcactgtgcacaagaggtgggTTTCGGCTAGAAGATGCTCAAGTTTACATTTCTTGGTCACAATCCTCCCCAAAATCAAGGTTTTCTGTGCTGATGGACATTAGCCTCACTGCAGCAGCCACACACAATAACACAACAGGGTAGAATGTGATTGAGAAGGCTCAGGCATTATTTCTTATTCCCATAGCCAGTGCATTTATTTCCAAAAGGAGCATCAGTCTGGGAGAAAAACTTCCTAACATGAGGGAACCcctaatgaataaggcttgtcCATAAATGCCATGCCTCTGAATGAGAATTAATGATGATCTATTACtgactgatatttttttctcatacagatccAGTGGCATTTGCAGCTCCACCAGCAACATCTCCTTTCAAGCTGATGAAGTTCagcaagtggtaacttcaagattCCTGCAACTACACCAGCAGGGACTTTATCTCCTCCTGTAGCTCCATGATCATATTCTTTTCAGACTACCACATCTCCACCAGTGGTGTCTTTGCTTCATTTTACCTCACTCCACCCGCACACATCTCCACCTCACTTTGAGGTGCCATAGTTCCATCCATCTTCCTTTTTTTGCAGACTACTACAACTCCAGCATCTTGCCTTAAGCATCTACATTTCACAGAACCATAGCTCCAACATTCATATCTACCTCTACAGCTCCACTAGcagcattcacattttcaaacacCATAGCTCCACTATTAGGACCTTAGTTTTCATTAGTATCCAATTACCAATCTACCCAAGGACTTTTCATTTAACTTTAGCTCCATCACGAGCCCTTATGTGCTAACACACCTCCAccaatatcttcttttatttacatatcatcAAGAGTTTCTCCTCTTTAAAATATCCTTTAATCCTTGCCCTTCTTACTACACCTCCATTTAGTCAccaccacacactaaaatgaTTTCACCTACACAGAGGATTCTCTTCTccaattttttcttttgcctccccCCCTGCAATCTTCTAACACCAATTCCTCATTggtttgactatgaagattttcattcatccaggtcatggtatatctagtataggtaaatctaaaaacaactggacttgctgagtaatcatccgagcagcttcttcagttcaactgactggttgaactgaagaagctgctcggatgagtagtgaaacatcttcattgattactcagcaagtccagttgtttttagatttacctatactagatatcctcaatggtttcttctgttcaaattctttcctttctaaATTCTATCTTTTCAAGCCTTCCACTCAACAACCAGTCACATCTCCTACTCTAAACCCTGACATAAACTCTTAGTTCTGATACTGACATaatctcatagtacaagttgatccagggacttgtccgattgcccgttgggagtcaggaaggaatttttccccctctgaggcaaattggctctggcttcagatggggtttttgccttcctctggatcaactactaaataggaagatcccttttatactaaaacttgaacctaatggatgtgagtccttcccaacttaaattagtataaattaatctaaaatgcataaatataacatccaatttataaataaatattttaatacacatttcattggtgttcttgcattttttatagttctatagtattgccagggaacattacagaggagggagacctctagtgcaagggaaaagggtcactgaaaagtgaaggtggAATCAAGAGGCAGGGGTGGGAGAAATTGGTGAAAGGAGGTGCTAAGGATGAATAAATATAAGAAGGGGATAAGCCATGTCTGGACCCAGTCCTACTGATCTGCACTGATGTCAGAGGTTTGGTCAGTCAATCccatacaaatgatatatagtcagtacagcagcccctctgccctgatattaatccatgcagtttatgtttagtccaggatttacttgccctttaagagacaGGGTGGTAGACAggaatatattcatattccagtctcttattcaattcaatgcatggttgctagggtaatttggaccggatggctgaaactgcaaactggagagctgctgaataaaaagctaaacaactgaaaagccacaaataataaaaaaataataaaaaatgaaaccaattgcaaattgtctcagaatatcactctctacatcataccaaaagttaatttaaaggtgaacaaccccttcaacatGAGACAGGGAGGAAAGCAGTAATCTCAACAGCCTGATTGTGCCAGTTACTTTCATTCTCGCCCAGAGTCTGCTGGAGATAGTCAATAGCTGAATAAGGGAACCAGACCAACTGAGAGGAGCCTGGGGGAATGAAACATCATTGCTATCCTTTATACAGTGCATGGCTTCTCCAGTAGAACTAATTTTCCTATCACAGTGGCACAAGCACAGTTGGTTCAGTTCAGGAGGCAataaagccttaaaggagaaggaaaggctaaaaccaagtaagctttatcagaaaggtctatataaatacaccaagtaattctgctctgagtccctttgaagatgttaatagtcttcctgacattcaagtttttttcagagaaaaaactcggtTCGAGTTTAGTAGAATTTGATTAAAGGTTTCAGGTCGGAAAATattagttcgagttttagatattcgattgttttttcttaaataacctcccaatcaaatttcgagtatattcgaatttattagagttaaaaaaaaaaaaactcacatgaattcgaaattcgacctttgataaatgggcctccccaaatTTATGGGAAACAAACAGCTATACACAAATGGCAGgattatatatagatctatattaTATAGTCTTACTCCTGTCATATTCCAGCTGTCACATATGCATCATGTACTGACCAGGAAGGTATCAGGGCATGTCAGGAATATAATGCTATCATTCAGTTAGCCAGAAGAGAATTGAGAAGGGACTTGTACCTTTTCTGTAGTTGTGTCGGTATATATGGAACTCATACTGGAGTTCACACAGTAGTTGTGGGTCATTAGGTCAACGGTACGAGCATGAGATTCAATGATACCTACAACCTACCTAAGGCATATTTAAGTGAGACTTTATGAAGAAAGTGAAGCATCTGCTCACTGTGCAAGTGCCCCCCCAGGACAGAAAAGAAATGGGCAGTTACCTCATTATGGAGATTTACATATAGAAACTCTACAAGGTCCTGCAGCTGGGAGCACTCACACAGAACCACTATGAGCTGCCGTAAACAGTCCAGTTGCCTgaaagatgaaaatataattattaaacagCAAGAGTGACTCTAGCTTAAAGGCAGGGTCCCTTGGCCAACCCTCCTCTCCTACCCAAATGGAACATGCTCTTCCACTAATGCAAGACTTTACTGGGCTTTATATGGTGctacaatgtttacattttcctgattatCCGGGTATTGTTCTGGCTGGGCTGAAACTCCACTTGGCCAAAAAATTCCTTGGCCTGTGTATGCAGTCTAAGGACGAGCACAATAAAAAAACCCATGTCTGATCTCATAGGTGGGCAATAGTGAGCGAACTGGACAAAGATCTGCTTCTTTGGTAAACTGGCAAAAGGAGAGGATAATGTACAACTATTTGGATTTACAATGCATGTTATGCAACTAGACTTAAGTGAACTTGTCACGGGGGCCGTACCTGCTAGGATCTGGGATTTGAGTTAATGCGTCGTATGCTTGGCTGTTGTGTCCCACGTCTAAGTGATGCTTGAAAATCCGAGTCCTTAATGCTGCcataaaataaacacagataGATATAAATAGCTAAATATATAGATGCAGTATGAGAATGGGAACGTCCAATAactctttccgtaatctggatcttcataccttaaaatcatgtaaacattaaataaaaccaataggctggttttgcttccaataaggattaattatatcttagttgggattaagtacaagttactgttgtattattacagagaaataggaaatcatttttaaaattttggcttattttgataaaatggagtctatgggatacagcctttccgtaatttcaatCTCCTGAAATGAAGAGCAAGATGCCCCATAAAGATGCTTACCAGTAGGTTTTGCCGCTGCGGGCTGCAGTTCAGGGATGCCGCCTGTTGGAGGTGCCATTTTCTGGGCATCGACATCCTCTAAAAACAACGAGAAAAAACGTGCAGCAAAATATTAGAACTCTGAATTTCATCCTTGTCAGACACAATATAACTGAAAATAGAACACCCTTCTAatatgctttaaaggaattgttcagtgtaaaaataaaaactgggtaaatagatagactgtgcaaaacgTGGTGTATTTTATCTGTCTTATGTCTTCCCCCAACTACTCTGTTTAAACAGTTGCCCCCCAGGGATATGAACAGGAATAGTAACCGTCTCAGAGGCCGGCAGCATGGCTAATTACCAATCAGAGCTGCAGCCTGT
The Xenopus laevis strain J_2021 chromosome 9_10S, Xenopus_laevis_v10.1, whole genome shotgun sequence DNA segment above includes these coding regions:
- the LOC121399145 gene encoding mitogen-activated protein kinase kinase kinase kinase 4-like, encoding MLTETAKVKIIDFGHSWDLDPQTGLCHEAEGTPHWMAPEAIRQKGQRLAYDTKCDIWSLGITAIEMAEGEPPYTGKYPVEDLIIEAQPPKLQSNTWSQHFVSFLESCLKKDPSERGSAQELLQHPFVTQLPPKKIVRAEIEEHLRTLQNLPAKKGEGIHYI